The Streptomyces halobius genomic interval CGTGCGGGTCCGGGAGCGCAGGGTGTCCAGGGACGGGGCGTAGCGTTCATGGACGAGGGACCGTTTGGCGTCGTGCGACAGGCCGGTCCCGTACACATCCCGCAGGTCGAAAATCTCCAGATGGCGGAGGTCCGCATCGTGGATCAGCGAGCGCAGCGCAGCGCATCGCCGTAGGCGTCGATGTCGCGGTCGGGGACGTTGATGAGATCGCTGAAGACATGCCCGTCCGAGCAGATGACCAGCCGCGCCCCGGGCGGATGGATGGCCGTGATGCGGGCGCACAGGGCGTCGAGGAAGCGCAGCGCCTGCCGTTCGCCCTCGTCGGGGAGGGCACCCAGGACCTTGGCCGGGTTGGGCGACTTGCAGGGAAAGCCCGGCAGGACGAAGACGATCGGTTCGCCCGCCGCCAC includes:
- a CDS encoding L-tyrosine/L-tryptophan isonitrile synthase family protein; protein product: MTTVTPLTTLTPHRPAGRADHEDVCAAILAVLLPYRRTLDTTDTLDTADTRGPADTCPLAQDTPTPDTPDAFPAQLRQLAGPVAAGEPIVFVLPGFPCKSPNPAKVLGALPDEGERQALRFLDALCARITAIHPPGARLVICSDGHVFSDLINVPDRDIDAYGDALRCAR